The following are from one region of the Ruficoccus sp. ZRK36 genome:
- the ispG gene encoding (E)-4-hydroxy-3-methylbut-2-enyl-diphosphate synthase, with the protein MRLYCQSRFQALRRPTTEVKIGAVGIGGNNPIRVQSMTTSLTQDVDASVKQCIKLAEAGCEIVRLTAPNKAAAEALKDIRAQFSAAGFADIPLVADIHFLPSAAMVAIEHVEKVRVNPGNYADKKKFAVKEYTDAEYDNELQRLHEAFTPLVKRSKELGRVLRIGTNHGSLSDRIMNRYGDSPLGMVESALEFMRIADDHGFRDIVVSMKASNTKVMIEAYRLAVARMDEAGFNYPLHLGVTEAGDGEDARIKSAIGIGALLYDGLGDTIRVSLTEDPWYEVPVARDLADRAHALWEQSAAHPATEREPEAVDPYHYKRRDITEINFGAECPINTLEPPRVISPSFRPLSEHTQITKDVLAAHKVLKDARIEGLLVKVESDLDLIHLLSLQKTLAPAIKVLVAELGDGVSTAALDAFDWNDRCGWMLVKRFGAGDADALAEYLTLTQKHGLLLAVDADAAAVSALSTQLAGQPNVVHTLSSHTDIHAVGAYRALGDILLKKDLRGPLWLRMRADFEILKEEGFGRQLLEAAMFTGPSFADGFGDLISVDTIDDLARCTALSYNILQGARMRTVKTEYVACPSCGRTLFDLQEVTGRIKARTGHLKGVTIAVMGCIVNGPGEMADADFGYVGGAPAKINLYVGKECVKVNIPEAEALDRLVDLIKEHGKWVEPAPEEVEA; encoded by the coding sequence ATGAGACTTTACTGCCAGTCGCGTTTTCAGGCCCTGCGCCGTCCGACCACCGAGGTTAAGATCGGTGCCGTCGGCATCGGCGGAAATAACCCGATCCGGGTCCAGTCGATGACGACCAGCCTGACCCAGGACGTAGACGCCTCCGTCAAGCAATGCATCAAGCTGGCCGAGGCCGGGTGCGAGATCGTGCGCCTGACCGCCCCCAACAAGGCCGCCGCCGAAGCCCTCAAGGACATTCGCGCGCAGTTCAGCGCCGCGGGCTTCGCCGACATCCCGCTGGTCGCCGACATCCACTTCCTGCCCTCCGCCGCGATGGTCGCCATCGAGCACGTGGAGAAGGTCCGCGTCAACCCCGGCAACTACGCCGACAAGAAGAAGTTCGCCGTCAAGGAGTACACCGACGCCGAATACGACAACGAACTTCAGCGCCTGCACGAAGCCTTTACCCCGCTGGTCAAGCGCTCCAAGGAGCTGGGCCGCGTCCTGCGCATCGGCACCAACCACGGCTCCCTCTCCGACCGCATCATGAACCGCTACGGGGACTCCCCGCTGGGCATGGTCGAGAGCGCCCTGGAGTTCATGCGCATCGCCGACGATCATGGATTCCGCGATATCGTCGTCTCCATGAAGGCCAGCAACACCAAGGTCATGATCGAGGCCTACCGCCTCGCTGTCGCCCGCATGGATGAGGCCGGTTTTAATTACCCGCTCCACCTCGGTGTGACCGAGGCCGGGGACGGTGAAGACGCCCGTATCAAGAGCGCCATCGGTATCGGCGCCCTGCTTTACGACGGCCTCGGCGACACCATCCGCGTCTCCCTGACCGAGGACCCTTGGTACGAAGTCCCCGTCGCCCGCGACCTGGCCGACCGCGCCCACGCTCTCTGGGAGCAATCCGCAGCCCATCCGGCAACCGAGCGCGAACCGGAAGCCGTCGATCCCTACCATTACAAGCGCCGCGACATCACCGAGATCAACTTCGGGGCCGAGTGCCCGATCAACACGCTGGAGCCGCCGCGCGTCATCTCGCCCAGCTTCCGTCCGCTTTCCGAGCATACTCAGATCACCAAGGATGTGCTCGCTGCCCATAAGGTCCTCAAGGACGCCCGCATCGAGGGTCTGCTCGTAAAGGTTGAGAGCGATCTCGACCTGATTCACCTGCTGAGTCTGCAAAAGACCCTCGCCCCCGCCATTAAGGTGCTCGTAGCCGAGCTGGGCGACGGCGTTTCCACCGCTGCTCTCGATGCCTTTGACTGGAACGACCGCTGCGGCTGGATGCTCGTCAAACGCTTTGGGGCAGGCGATGCCGATGCGCTCGCTGAGTACCTCACCCTCACGCAGAAGCACGGCCTGTTGCTCGCCGTCGATGCCGACGCCGCTGCCGTCTCCGCCCTGAGCACCCAGCTCGCCGGACAGCCCAACGTCGTCCACACCCTTTCCAGCCACACGGACATTCACGCCGTCGGTGCCTACCGCGCTCTCGGCGACATCCTCCTGAAAAAGGACCTGCGCGGTCCGCTGTGGCTGCGCATGCGCGCGGACTTCGAGATTCTTAAAGAAGAAGGCTTTGGCCGCCAGTTGCTGGAAGCCGCCATGTTCACCGGCCCGTCCTTCGCGGATGGCTTCGGGGACCTCATCAGCGTGGACACCATCGACGACCTGGCCCGCTGCACCGCTCTGTCCTACAACATCCTGCAAGGCGCGCGCATGCGCACCGTCAAGACCGAGTACGTGGCCTGCCCGAGCTGCGGACGCACGCTCTTCGACCTGCAGGAGGTCACCGGCCGCATCAAGGCCCGCACCGGGCACCTCAAGGGAGTGACCATCGCCGTCATGGGCTGCATCGTCAATGGCCCCGGTGAAATGGCTGACGCAGACTTCGGATACGTGGGCGGCGCCCCGGCCAAGATCAACCTCTACGTCGGCAAGGAGTGCGTGAAGGTCAACATCCCCGAGGCCGAAGCCCTCGACCGCCTCGTGGACCTGATCAAGGAACATGGCAAGTGGGTCGAACCCGCCCCCGAAGAAGTCGAAGCCTAA
- the dxr gene encoding 1-deoxy-D-xylulose-5-phosphate reductoisomerase → MSSPKKIVLLGATGSIGENTLRVVAKHPDKLELLAIAGRRRWRDLARIAKEFNVPHVAIYDEAACTEAKASGEFPAETKLYCGLEGLIAVSVLEEAELVVPAVVGTLSLKPTLAALEKGKDIALASKEILVLAGKFVMETAKKSGSRMLPLDSEHNAIFQCLQGERKVDVDRLILTASGGPFRDFTREQMTTVTKEMALKHPNWDMGPKITIDSSTMANKGLELIEARWLFDLPADRIDVTIHPQSIVHSMVQYVDGSILAQLCPPVMTFAIQHTLLYPERAVGVDATLDFSQLMSLEFRPPDEVQFPCLRLAREAALAGGIATGAFNASNEVAVEAFVADRIGYLDIPRVIEQTLSAISNHDPDNLDDLLAADAEARRIAADKVATLTTSLAQ, encoded by the coding sequence ATGTCCAGTCCCAAAAAGATCGTCCTGCTCGGGGCCACCGGCTCCATTGGTGAAAATACGCTGCGCGTCGTCGCCAAGCACCCGGACAAGCTCGAACTGCTCGCCATCGCAGGTCGCCGCCGCTGGCGCGATCTGGCCCGCATCGCCAAAGAGTTTAACGTCCCCCACGTTGCCATCTACGACGAAGCCGCCTGCACCGAGGCCAAGGCCTCGGGCGAGTTCCCAGCCGAAACGAAGCTTTACTGCGGGCTGGAGGGGCTGATCGCCGTTTCCGTACTGGAAGAGGCCGAGCTGGTCGTCCCCGCCGTGGTTGGCACACTTTCGCTCAAGCCCACCCTGGCCGCCCTCGAAAAAGGCAAGGACATCGCGCTGGCCAGCAAAGAGATCCTCGTGCTCGCGGGCAAGTTTGTCATGGAGACGGCGAAAAAGTCCGGCTCCCGCATGCTCCCGCTCGACAGCGAGCACAACGCCATCTTCCAGTGCCTGCAGGGCGAACGCAAGGTGGACGTGGACCGCCTCATTTTAACCGCTTCGGGCGGTCCCTTCCGGGACTTCACCCGCGAGCAAATGACCACGGTGACCAAGGAAATGGCCCTCAAGCACCCCAACTGGGATATGGGCCCGAAGATCACCATCGACTCCTCCACCATGGCCAACAAGGGCCTGGAGCTGATCGAAGCCCGCTGGCTCTTTGACCTGCCCGCCGACCGCATCGACGTCACCATCCACCCTCAGAGCATCGTCCACTCGATGGTGCAGTACGTGGACGGCTCGATTCTGGCCCAGCTCTGCCCGCCGGTCATGACCTTTGCCATCCAGCACACCCTCCTCTACCCTGAGCGGGCGGTGGGCGTGGACGCCACCCTCGACTTTTCGCAGCTGATGAGCCTCGAATTCCGCCCGCCGGACGAGGTACAGTTCCCCTGCCTGCGTCTGGCCCGTGAAGCCGCCCTGGCTGGCGGGATCGCCACCGGCGCCTTTAATGCCTCGAATGAGGTCGCCGTCGAGGCCTTCGTGGCCGACCGCATCGGCTATCTGGACATCCCGCGCGTCATTGAGCAGACCCTTTCCGCTATCTCTAACCACGACCCGGACAACCTCGACGACCTGCTGGCCGCCGATGCCGAGGCCCGCCGTATCGCCGCCGACAAGGTCGCCACGCTGACCACCAGCCTTGCCCAATAA
- a CDS encoding site-2 protease family protein produces the protein MSGDGNLLQNLFTNAWGWVLIILFFNGAIIIHELGHFLAAKWRGLKVERFSIFGLGPKIFGWRGKDGVEYCFCWIPFGAFVALPQLADMKALEGDSDDADTLPSISYADKMIVAFAGPFFNLVLAVLLATAVWVAGTPTRSSVETNVIGYVTPELSIDAETSVPSPAAKAGLQPGDRILQIDGEPVTDFQDISMLIATGSGRDAAGNPRVKLLIDRDGDILPIEAFPVLSTYNERSGRDIRRIGIAPAQNLRVGAIMPNSPAERAGLQPGDMIKAVDGEKLYNLRSLNDYIDGHVGETVTLALIRDGKPITLEVSPASVPWTKPLARLAPIDQPEAYAEFMPMYEPGESGNPASPNTEARVILFDVAENSPLADQFHPGDTLLSIGSTPVNSLSSLIAAANADEPGPALTFSQEGKDYVFQGIDDWQASLVDPITMAMIGFSLQDDLIIAHPTPPEQFVASLRMIGRVLGSLVSPRSDIGFKDLNGAIGIGRLVHSFSSPDIFETKWDGFRAALAFAVILNVNLALLNLLPIPVLDGGHMTIATVSKLLGRPMPRSLIEAATGVFVVLLFGLMAYITLFDSLDWVGDAESKRQAIRNQAYYIPVAFPEKTE, from the coding sequence ATGAGTGGCGACGGCAATCTCCTGCAAAACCTCTTCACCAACGCGTGGGGCTGGGTGCTGATTATCCTGTTTTTCAACGGAGCCATCATCATCCACGAGCTCGGGCACTTTCTGGCCGCCAAATGGCGCGGCCTCAAGGTCGAGCGCTTCTCGATCTTCGGGCTGGGGCCGAAAATCTTCGGCTGGCGCGGCAAAGACGGCGTCGAGTACTGCTTCTGCTGGATCCCCTTTGGGGCCTTCGTCGCGCTCCCGCAGCTGGCGGACATGAAAGCCCTCGAAGGCGACAGCGATGACGCCGACACCCTGCCCTCAATCAGCTACGCCGACAAGATGATCGTGGCCTTCGCCGGTCCGTTCTTCAATCTCGTGCTGGCCGTACTGTTAGCCACCGCCGTGTGGGTCGCAGGCACCCCGACCCGCAGCTCCGTTGAGACCAATGTCATCGGCTACGTGACTCCTGAGCTGAGCATCGACGCCGAAACCTCCGTGCCCTCCCCCGCCGCCAAGGCCGGACTGCAGCCCGGTGACCGCATCCTCCAGATCGACGGTGAGCCCGTCACCGACTTTCAGGATATTTCCATGCTGATCGCGACCGGCTCCGGGCGCGATGCCGCCGGGAACCCCCGCGTCAAGCTCCTCATCGACCGCGACGGTGACATCCTTCCCATCGAGGCCTTTCCCGTGCTCTCGACCTACAATGAGCGCTCCGGGCGCGACATCCGCCGCATCGGTATCGCTCCGGCCCAGAACCTGCGCGTAGGCGCGATCATGCCCAACTCTCCCGCCGAGCGGGCGGGCCTCCAGCCCGGCGACATGATCAAGGCCGTGGATGGCGAAAAACTTTATAACCTCCGGAGCCTCAACGATTATATCGACGGCCATGTCGGCGAAACCGTCACCCTCGCCCTCATCCGCGACGGCAAACCGATCACCCTTGAGGTCTCCCCTGCCAGCGTCCCCTGGACCAAACCCCTGGCCCGTCTTGCCCCCATCGACCAGCCCGAGGCCTACGCCGAGTTCATGCCCATGTATGAACCGGGCGAAAGCGGTAACCCCGCCTCCCCCAACACAGAGGCGCGTGTCATCCTTTTCGATGTAGCCGAAAACAGCCCGCTGGCCGATCAGTTCCATCCCGGCGATACGTTGCTGAGCATCGGCAGCACGCCCGTCAACAGCCTCTCATCCCTCATCGCTGCCGCCAATGCTGACGAGCCCGGCCCCGCACTTACATTTAGCCAGGAGGGCAAAGACTACGTATTTCAGGGCATTGATGACTGGCAGGCGTCCCTCGTCGACCCGATCACCATGGCCATGATCGGCTTTTCCCTGCAGGACGACCTCATCATCGCCCACCCCACGCCCCCCGAGCAGTTCGTAGCCAGCCTCCGTATGATCGGCCGCGTACTCGGCAGCCTGGTCAGCCCGCGCTCGGACATCGGCTTCAAGGACCTCAACGGCGCCATCGGCATCGGCCGACTCGTGCACAGCTTTTCCAGCCCGGACATTTTCGAGACCAAGTGGGACGGCTTCCGCGCCGCTCTGGCCTTTGCCGTTATCCTGAACGTCAACCTCGCCCTGCTCAACCTGCTGCCCATCCCCGTCCTCGACGGCGGGCACATGACTATCGCCACCGTCTCGAAGCTGCTTGGCCGCCCCATGCCGCGCAGCCTGATCGAGGCTGCGACCGGGGTCTTCGTCGTGCTGCTCTTCGGGCTCATGGCCTACATCACGCTCTTTGACTCGCTCGACTGGGTCGGCGACGCCGAATCCAAACGCCAGGCCATCCGCAATCAGGCCTACTACATCCCGGTTGCCTTCCCCGAAAAGACCGAGTAG
- the rph gene encoding ribonuclease PH, whose translation MSTEKRLDGRLPDQLRPLSFEPGFAPHATGSVLACYGNTRVICAATLEKRVPGWMREQGVESGWITAEYSMLPYSTHDRKKRDIAKGKLDGRSVEIQRLIGRSLRAVVDLSKIPGYTLWIDCDVLQADGGTRTASISGSYVAAQLAVKRLIDDGVLTESPFRDSVAAVSVGIFHELEILDLNYPEDREASVDFNIVMTGAGQYVEVQGTGEEATFSADQLARLLELGKHGIAQITARQAEVLG comes from the coding sequence ATGTCCACTGAAAAGCGACTCGATGGCCGGCTGCCTGACCAGCTGCGTCCCCTGTCTTTCGAACCGGGGTTCGCGCCCCACGCTACCGGCTCGGTCCTGGCTTGCTACGGCAACACCCGCGTCATCTGCGCGGCCACGCTGGAGAAGCGCGTCCCCGGCTGGATGCGCGAGCAGGGCGTCGAGAGTGGCTGGATCACCGCGGAGTACTCGATGCTCCCCTACTCCACCCATGATCGCAAAAAGCGCGATATCGCCAAGGGCAAGCTCGATGGCCGCTCGGTTGAAATCCAGCGCCTGATCGGCCGCTCCCTGCGCGCTGTGGTGGACCTCTCAAAAATCCCCGGCTACACGCTGTGGATCGACTGCGACGTGCTCCAGGCCGACGGTGGCACCCGCACCGCCTCCATTTCTGGCTCCTACGTCGCCGCGCAGTTGGCCGTCAAGCGTCTGATCGATGACGGCGTGCTCACAGAGAGCCCTTTCCGTGACTCCGTGGCCGCGGTCAGCGTCGGCATTTTCCACGAGTTGGAGATCCTCGACCTGAACTATCCAGAAGACCGGGAGGCCTCGGTGGACTTTAATATTGTCATGACCGGCGCTGGCCAGTACGTAGAAGTGCAGGGCACGGGCGAGGAAGCTACGTTCTCGGCCGACCAACTGGCACGTCTGCTGGAGCTGGGTAAGCACGGCATCGCGCAGATTACCGCCAGACAAGCTGAAGTGCTCGGTTAA
- the sucC gene encoding ADP-forming succinate--CoA ligase subunit beta: protein MNIHEYQAKELFTQYGIPVPAGKAVQSVDEFEAAIDSITGEKIVVKSQIHAGGRGKGTFTDGYKGGVKVLDTKEEAMAAGKAMLGNTLVTHQTGPKGREVKTVYFTEASKIGKEFYLAILLDRETSQPVFIASTEGGMDIEKVAAETPEKITKVHVDPAGGLHPFHKRQIAFGLGLNTKEQLKQMDKILTGLYNMFWEKDCSLVEINPLITTVDGDVEALDAKVNFDSNALYRHPDVVAMRDLGEEDPKEVEASKFGLNYIALDGNIACLVNGAGLAMATMDIIKHFGGNPANFLDVGGGANEEQVTEAFRIILSDPNVEGILVNIFGGIMSCKTIALGIIGAAKNVDLNVPLVVRLEGNEVAEGKKLLEESGLKLTSGDSLADAAKKIVEQIKK, encoded by the coding sequence ATGAACATTCATGAATATCAGGCCAAGGAACTGTTCACCCAGTACGGCATTCCGGTGCCCGCTGGTAAAGCGGTTCAGAGCGTAGATGAATTCGAGGCAGCGATTGACAGCATCACGGGCGAGAAGATCGTCGTGAAGTCACAGATCCACGCCGGCGGACGCGGCAAAGGTACCTTTACCGACGGGTACAAGGGCGGGGTAAAAGTCCTCGACACCAAGGAAGAAGCCATGGCGGCCGGTAAGGCCATGCTCGGCAACACCCTGGTCACCCACCAGACCGGCCCCAAGGGCCGCGAGGTCAAGACCGTCTACTTCACTGAAGCCAGCAAGATCGGCAAGGAGTTCTACCTCGCCATCCTGCTCGACCGCGAAACCTCGCAACCGGTCTTCATCGCCTCCACCGAGGGCGGCATGGACATCGAGAAGGTCGCAGCTGAAACGCCTGAGAAGATCACGAAGGTTCACGTCGATCCCGCCGGTGGACTCCATCCCTTCCATAAGCGCCAGATCGCCTTTGGCCTTGGGCTCAACACAAAGGAGCAGCTCAAGCAGATGGATAAGATCCTCACCGGCCTGTACAACATGTTCTGGGAAAAGGACTGCTCGCTGGTCGAGATCAACCCGCTGATCACCACGGTTGACGGTGACGTCGAAGCCCTCGACGCCAAGGTCAACTTTGACAGCAACGCCCTTTACCGCCATCCCGACGTCGTCGCCATGCGCGACCTCGGAGAAGAAGACCCCAAGGAAGTCGAAGCTTCCAAGTTCGGACTCAACTACATCGCTCTGGACGGGAACATCGCCTGCCTCGTGAACGGTGCCGGCCTGGCCATGGCCACCATGGACATCATCAAGCACTTTGGCGGCAACCCTGCCAACTTCCTCGACGTAGGCGGTGGTGCTAACGAAGAGCAGGTCACCGAAGCCTTCCGGATCATCCTCAGCGACCCGAATGTCGAAGGCATCCTGGTCAACATCTTCGGCGGCATCATGAGCTGCAAGACCATTGCCCTGGGCATCATCGGCGCGGCCAAGAACGTCGATCTGAACGTGCCCCTGGTCGTCCGCCTCGAAGGCAACGAAGTCGCCGAAGGCAAGAAGCTGCTCGAAGAAAGCGGCCTCAAGCTGACCTCGGGTGACTCGCTCGCCGACGCCGCCAAGAAAATTGTCGAGCAGATCAAGAAGTAA
- a CDS encoding 4a-hydroxytetrahydrobiopterin dehydratase yields MSEPLSITAVADALAGLPGWTHADDKLQKTFTFEDFSAALGFVVRMGLEAEKQGHHPELFNVYNRVEVALCTHDADDKVTDKDVSLASAIEALRSA; encoded by the coding sequence ATGTCAGAACCGCTCAGCATCACCGCCGTCGCCGACGCCCTGGCGGGCCTGCCCGGCTGGACCCACGCCGACGACAAGCTGCAAAAGACCTTTACGTTCGAGGATTTCTCCGCGGCCTTGGGGTTCGTGGTCCGGATGGGCCTGGAGGCCGAAAAACAGGGGCACCATCCCGAGCTTTTCAATGTCTATAACCGGGTCGAGGTGGCACTGTGTACCCATGACGCGGACGATAAGGTCACCGACAAGGACGTGAGCCTGGCTTCTGCCATCGAGGCCCTCCGGTCGGCCTGA
- a CDS encoding phosphatidate cytidylyltransferase, producing the protein MRKRIASTLGLWAVIIAVLVLFGADGGVLLLAALTALTQIEFYQLLEKMGYRPLKALGAGLGLVLVLGSYYLDGRPLDLLALAMIVLAFTLLVWPNIRQVFLPTLFGLIYVPFMLQFYTLIMHDYGTVMVPIWIVAVSKFSDVGGLLVGMKFGKHKLCPHISPKKTIEGALGGVAVSALVGVLLLAGFPDQLPDGLTWLKAALIAAILGDLALVSDLIESILKRRAGVKDSGSAIPGIGGIFDLTDSLILTAPAGYLLFKYLV; encoded by the coding sequence GTGAGGAAGCGCATCGCCAGCACCCTAGGCCTGTGGGCCGTGATTATCGCCGTGCTTGTGCTCTTCGGCGCAGACGGGGGCGTACTCCTGCTCGCTGCGCTGACGGCGCTCACGCAGATTGAGTTTTACCAGCTACTGGAGAAAATGGGCTACCGCCCGCTCAAGGCGCTCGGCGCCGGGCTCGGGCTCGTGCTGGTGCTCGGCAGCTACTACCTTGACGGCCGCCCACTGGACCTGCTGGCCCTGGCCATGATCGTGCTCGCCTTTACGCTGCTGGTCTGGCCCAACATACGCCAAGTCTTTCTCCCCACCCTGTTCGGGCTCATCTACGTGCCCTTCATGCTCCAGTTCTACACCCTGATCATGCATGACTACGGCACAGTAATGGTGCCGATCTGGATCGTCGCGGTGTCGAAGTTCTCCGACGTGGGCGGGCTGCTCGTGGGTATGAAATTCGGCAAGCACAAGCTCTGCCCCCACATCAGCCCGAAGAAGACCATCGAGGGAGCCCTGGGAGGGGTCGCTGTTTCCGCTCTGGTTGGCGTGCTCCTGCTGGCCGGTTTCCCCGACCAACTGCCCGACGGGCTGACCTGGCTCAAGGCCGCCCTCATCGCAGCCATCCTCGGGGACCTGGCTCTGGTCTCGGACCTGATCGAATCCATCCTCAAGCGCCGGGCTGGCGTCAAGGACTCCGGCAGCGCCATTCCGGGCATCGGGGGCATCTTTGACCTGACGGACAGCCTGATCTTGACCGCACCCGCCGGGTACCTCTTATTCAAGTATCTGGTGTAG
- a CDS encoding ribbon-helix-helix domain-containing protein codes for MKIISASVIDKGLSISTLHMAQRKQNHGRAPGKTQISISLPQNLVERIDKLADEENRNRSNFIATHLERLADGIVASEPAADFKAAKKK; via the coding sequence TTGAAAATCATTTCCGCAAGTGTAATAGATAAAGGTTTATCAATAAGCACACTGCATATGGCACAAAGAAAACAAAACCACGGGCGTGCGCCCGGTAAAACCCAAATCTCCATCAGCCTTCCGCAAAACTTGGTTGAGCGTATCGACAAGTTGGCGGATGAGGAGAATCGCAATCGATCCAACTTCATTGCGACTCACCTGGAGCGGCTCGCAGACGGCATCGTCGCCAGCGAACCTGCTGCAGACTTCAAGGCTGCAAAGAAGAAATAG
- the sucD gene encoding succinate--CoA ligase subunit alpha, whose protein sequence is MSVLVGKDTRVVGQGITGKAGTLHALNNIAYGTNYVAAVTPGKGGTKWEDKLPIFNTVHDAVEKEGANTSVIFVPPPFAADGILEAIDAGIETIICITEGIPVRDMTIVKDALKKSKARLIGPNCPGIMTPGVCNIGIMPGYIAQPGKVGVVSRSGTLTYEAMYQLTVRGHGQTTCIGIGGDPVNGTSHTDAVKLFNEDPETEAIILIGEIGGSAEEEAAAYIKANVKKPVAAFIAGTTAPPGRRMGHAGAIVSGSSGSADTKIAALKDAGIAVSPTPSEIADTLLEIYKG, encoded by the coding sequence ATGAGCGTTCTCGTCGGAAAAGATACGCGGGTGGTTGGCCAGGGCATTACTGGCAAAGCCGGAACCCTGCACGCACTCAATAACATCGCCTACGGCACCAACTACGTGGCTGCGGTCACGCCGGGTAAGGGCGGAACCAAATGGGAAGACAAGCTCCCGATCTTTAACACGGTGCACGACGCCGTCGAAAAGGAAGGCGCCAACACCTCGGTGATCTTCGTCCCGCCGCCCTTCGCTGCGGACGGCATCCTCGAGGCCATCGACGCCGGTATCGAGACCATTATCTGCATCACCGAGGGCATCCCGGTCCGCGACATGACGATCGTCAAGGACGCCCTCAAGAAGAGCAAAGCCCGCCTCATCGGGCCGAACTGCCCCGGCATCATGACCCCCGGCGTCTGCAATATCGGCATCATGCCCGGTTACATTGCCCAGCCCGGTAAGGTCGGCGTCGTCAGCCGCTCCGGTACCCTCACCTACGAGGCCATGTACCAGCTGACCGTACGCGGCCACGGCCAGACCACCTGCATCGGTATCGGTGGCGACCCCGTCAACGGCACCAGCCACACCGACGCGGTCAAGCTCTTCAACGAAGATCCCGAGACCGAAGCCATTATTTTGATCGGTGAAATCGGTGGCAGCGCCGAAGAGGAAGCCGCCGCCTACATCAAAGCCAATGTCAAAAAGCCGGTTGCCGCCTTTATCGCGGGTACAACCGCGCCTCCCGGACGCCGCATGGGCCACGCTGGTGCCATCGTTTCGGGCAGCAGCGGCTCCGCCGATACCAAGATTGCCGCCCTCAAAGATGCCGGCATTGCCGTCTCTCCGACTCCGTCGGAAATTGCAGATACCCTGCTTGAGATTTACAAGGGTTAG
- a CDS encoding isoprenyl transferase: MQDSPSQPAAHGLNHVAIIMDGNGRWARQRGLPRIEGHRRGVSNVRAVLKVARELNIKYVTLFAFSVENWQRPAEEISSLMGLLEFFLERNTRELVKNKVRLRVIGRPDDLPEGVRKKLDQALEATKDFQDYVLQVALNYGSRTEVLDAVRAISEDAAKGKVDPAHLDWPQFSRYLYTADIPDPDLLIRTSGETRISNFLLLQCAYSEMVFTPVYWPDFDRKHFIEAVENFRQRQRRFGKTGEQIKAAPASEPAINR, from the coding sequence GTGCAAGACTCTCCCAGCCAACCCGCTGCCCACGGCCTGAACCACGTCGCCATCATCATGGATGGTAACGGGCGCTGGGCGCGCCAGCGGGGCCTGCCACGGATCGAGGGGCACCGGCGGGGTGTGAGCAATGTTCGCGCCGTGCTCAAGGTCGCCCGCGAGCTCAATATCAAGTACGTCACATTGTTCGCCTTTTCCGTGGAAAACTGGCAACGCCCGGCGGAGGAAATCTCCTCATTGATGGGCCTGCTGGAGTTCTTCCTGGAGCGCAACACCCGCGAACTGGTGAAAAACAAGGTGCGCCTGCGTGTGATTGGCCGCCCGGACGACCTGCCCGAGGGTGTCCGCAAGAAACTCGACCAGGCCCTCGAAGCGACTAAAGACTTTCAGGACTATGTCCTGCAAGTCGCCCTCAACTACGGCTCGCGCACCGAGGTCTTGGACGCCGTCCGTGCCATCTCCGAAGACGCCGCCAAGGGCAAAGTCGACCCGGCCCACCTGGATTGGCCACAGTTTTCCCGCTACCTGTACACGGCGGACATCCCCGACCCGGACCTGCTGATCCGCACCTCGGGTGAGACCCGCATCAGTAACTTTCTGCTCCTGCAGTGCGCCTACTCTGAGATGGTCTTCACGCCGGTCTACTGGCCCGACTTTGACCGCAAGCACTTTATAGAGGCGGTGGAGAACTTCCGCCAGCGCCAGCGCCGCTTCGGCAAGACCGGCGAGCAGATCAAGGCCGCCCCGGCGAGCGAACCTGCCATCAATCGGTGA